One Epinephelus lanceolatus isolate andai-2023 chromosome 10, ASM4190304v1, whole genome shotgun sequence genomic region harbors:
- the nacad gene encoding uncharacterized protein nacad, with protein sequence MPGESTHRSVPTDKHPEQGAEETGLPGPDMTRHPSTDSTPSDSGSSPSDSGSSPSPSTPQKLLPACTSPFGPRLFHATPNSSGTPRPQPEGSDHRNNTPRLSGKLGGHGPCGRHVPVKMERIKVLTGSEVESDYQEPQTIDARVVMGQETLLKTTEIRKTTPIAEPSGQAIPLPPIPSFSGPQSQAKETQLETSKEENQAQSSPKQQDQQIDPVQPPTTLPSPFQNPPCPSASSQEQIATDDNLKDNQEEDQTLSLDEVPSLPVSELACPVALSFSEPAYAVDPLRVGVPSSLDPDLYYTAPSTPIKMASRSSHLKHHSYPGSPACPLSPGSPSDSEDLCSPLTSPSGSYITAEGGSWTSSYTSSTSPSTSPNLLLTEETQEAPACFVGSLSEIGDEVGEEKGRAGPEREEERTGDFCLYRPEDFVMNSRMGITGTVILEEEEALKGEEIKVSRESCRPCWVTEDSSPLRSSSSRSSDSQEDGGESESSLCPLEEAVAGRAGYSRPMQTGLKLQLDACISEEHYGQMDDHPELPSTALTPDTESMTMASSSLSPDSPVSPLDAFCPGAFGRLSHSSFMLSQAACTDDIPEEERMIPASLISFPLHTSLIFKADSMEITLFPTEDENDIGEDNDRNEGKDVNAYAAGEEEADVEDDDDDDEEDDDDYDYDDEGDGNANGAADGDDDDDENNEDDDHDEASEEAKVEVKVVEEEEEGEEGEQEEDDEDCDSKAVEDPTDEDSSASFLHSLSETSINEGLDESFCFQDDTDDSLDSASYNGEEDERLYSTERHAQSLEPTPVDAVELTGVQTEPEQGSTTKTGQTEPMHTQPSTEELVDQPQTTCLSESIATNPKGNNTEPKPLDEPSPPEPQSDTELESASGIGQTKPLHIQLSTDKPVDPSEAMSHQPESSSNLDESGSESEMMDISGSSNPLEQPKDSPYLNLSTTPVVICGPPDPAAEFHTSPPSAASAQEIKDLNSSGLLEKMAGENPQIKDDDLEESNDYSGEEPTEEPLERDSFKLLIKPRHYQPESRRTVGVSRLALSKSFSNKADVLGGAKALCKTSTHRESDIELDQRNGNASAESMSMECRSLDSATNDLNKGVLLLSCPKDPSPNPSNIPVSASPEIISELADNLALTPDHCPGDSAQENLRENTLTTDEGALGAVGSPHSPLAISPKRENSETDSRGGSREMCPESGAWCNDRMGLGFGLGLGSGADFGVWGAGESLSLSLGKRYELEAEGLLMCDTEGQSTQTAMVPNMSSEVCENYDNVLGSVLDEEDNNSLCGKRDRMADEELVGEGASESNLACWRSIEEISEAGGGEDGSSRFPEDDVSNLNPDNDGDNTDTLIQDTWKNSNNDNDSAFNSLEVAMCGSLNALSEEVRPQSVTISVRESVSNIPLEEMPPQLSDTMPDEGEQKDSSVNQASDTKQTQSSKDEACGISVPLVETHMDKVATNEPLSPTDKIKSRCHTSPECQTITPESNTAFSLLHGSFGSFTPKCKSNESRPSRACQDKVENTGSPSEPEIVEPQTEGQRKGDASPVTDGLVDEPKTKDAFRGQQRVVCNSGEEDEEEKVKEKAKKRGEEKDDENKRERKTSPAHNGPEHFPCHTPKGELCTDKPIAAKKGRRGKQNKHRASQTASHVDSSPESVDDPKKPSVPLNTTADGQSKGVSDSSTTKTGQKADNKASTSDCQQRTSGTDKVQFGSQMRRDNSPSPDVISPSHGYCNSTTHIPDNLNAGLAGNQELHQEQEVLDNRPLPDSQRGIMVDINDNNIDTGHSPPAHDTISYSLTPLSSSPSPVSSSSPLPCASTEPEDDLSTPVQESQPVLSAQQQPSLSICHSTPTLRSTSPTIQQASDSQILPNKNLQEVTVVLSASTTSTTSVSSPSFSTAMPLSLSQPTQESSSPAPGTGDSACVPESISHPQSQANLNIQPHKQIKQGCTWSTQDRCRGPSLAEEETDSEDDDGLPRRGHRSQARGVAGNRNGAMQRESGPSNQREIQPFSAHQISDRQSGCPINHSHKIAEEIDLSFKNNCSILASCNESESEGSVPELEEPEPLRPSEPQSISFADEGLNRPKQSRSEKKARKAMSKLGLKPVHGVTRITIRKSKSILFVISRPDVFKSPASDIYIVFGEAKIEDLSQQAHKAAAEKFKVPVTSSPLAPPVPPSLTIKEESEEEEEEVDEGGLEQRDIELVMAQANVSRAKAVRALKHNKNDIVNAIMELTM encoded by the exons ATGCCGGGGGAGAGCACTCACAGATCTGTCCCCACCGACAAACATCCAGAGCAGGGAGCTGAGGAGACAGGGCTCCCTGGACCAG acATGACCAGACACCCGTCTACTGACTCCACCCCTAGCGACAGTGGCTCCTCCCCTAGTGACAGTGGTTCTAGCCCCTCTCCCAGTACTCCTCAGAAGCTACTCCCAGCATGCACCTCTCCATTTGGACCGCGTCTATTTCATGCAACACCTAACTCCTCTGGTACTCCAAGACCTCAACCTGAAGGCTCTGACCATCGCAACAACACACCCAGACTGTCTGGAAAGTTAGGTGGTCATGGACCGTGTGGCCGCCATGTCCCTGTTAAGATGGAGAGAATCAAG GTCCTGACTGGTTCTGAGGTGGAGAGTGACTATCAAGAGCCACAGACCATTGATGCACGGGTGGTGATGGGTCAAGAGACACTGCTCAAAACAACAGAAATCCGAAAAACGACCCCCATCGCTGAGCCAAGTGGTCAGGCTATCCCTTTGCCACCTATTCCAAGCTTTTCAGGTCCTCAGTCACAAGCAAAAGAGACCCAGCTGGAaaccagcaaagaggaaaaccaaGCCCAAAGCTCCCCAAAACAGCAGGATCAGCAAATAGACCCTGTGCAGCCTCCAACCACACTCCCTTCCCCTTTTCAGAACCCTCCATGTCCTTCTGCCTCCTCCCAAGAGCAAATTGCAACAGATGACAATTTAAAAGACAACCAGGAAGAGGATCAAACCCTTTCTCTTGACGAAGTGCCTTCCCTTCCTGTTTCTGAGCTGGCCTGTCCAGTTGCTTTGTCCTTCTCTGAGCCGGCTTACGCTGTCGACCCACTACGAGTAGGTGTGCCCTCATCTCTTGACCCTGACCTGTACTATACTGCCCCTTCCACCCCAATAAAGATGGCCTCCCGCTCTTCACACCTTAAACATCATTCATATCCTGGCTCTCCAGCATGCCCACTCTCCCCTGGCTCTCCCTCAGACAGCGAGGACCTCTGTTCCCCTCTCACCTCTCCCTCTGGCTCTTATATCACAGCGGAGGGAGGCAGCTGGACCTCCTCTTACACATCTTCCACCTCCCCCTCCACTTCTCCCAACCTGCTTCTCACAGAAGAAACACAGGAGGCCCCTGCTTGCTTTGTAGGTTCCTTATCAGAAATTGGAGATGAAGTTGGGGAAGAAAAGGGACGAGCAGGTCCAGAACGGGAGGAGGAAAGGACAGGAGACTTCTGCCTGTACCGTCCTGAGGATTTTGTCATGAATTCACGGATGGGTATAACAGGAACAGTGATCCTCGAGGAGGAAGAGGCTCTAAAAGGGGAAGAGATAAAGGTTTCCAGAGAAAGTTGCCGTCCTTGCTGGGTGACTGAGGATTCATCCCCCCTGAGGAGCAGTAGCAGCCGTAGCAGTGATTCCCAGGAAGATGGGGGAGAGTCTGAAAGCTCACTCTGCCCACTGGAAGAGGCTGTAGCAGGGAGAGCGGGGTACTCTAGACCCATGCAGACAGGCCTGAAACTGCAACTGGATGCATGTATATCAGAGGAACATTATGGACAGATGGATGACCACCCAGAACTACCCTCCACTGCCTTGACCCCAGACACAGAGAGCATGACCATGGCCTCATCTAGCCTTAGCCCTGACTCACCTGTTAGCCCCCTGGATGCCTTCTGTCCTGGAGCCTTTGGTAGGCTCAGCCACAGTTCTTTCATGCTCTCCCAAGCAGCCTGCACTGATGATATACCAGAGGAGGAAAGGATGATCCCTGCCTCCCTTATTTCTTTTCCCCTCCACACTAGCCTTATCTTTAAGGCCGATTCAATGGAAATCACCCTCTTCCCCACAGAAGATGAGAATGATATAGGAGAGGATAATGACAGAAATGAAGGCAAGGATGTTAATGCTTACGCAGCaggagaagaggaagcagaTGTCGaagatgacgatgatgatgacgaagaggatgatgatgattatgattatgatgatgaggGTGATGGCAATGCTAATGGTGCtgctgatggtgatgatgatgatgatgaaaataatgaagATGATGACCATGATGAGGCAAGTGAGGAAGCTAAGGTAGAGGTGAAAGtggtagaggaggaggaggagggggaagaaGGAGAGCAGGAAGAGGATGATGAGGACTGTGACAGCAAAGCAGTAGAGGATCCTACAGATGAGGACAGCTCAGCGTCCTTCCTTCATTCACTTTCAGAGACATCTATCAATGAGGGGTTGGACGAATCTTTCTGTTTCCAAGACGATACAGATGACTCATTAGATTCTGCCTCCTATAACGGGGAAGAAGACGAACGTCTATACAGCACTGAGAGGCATGCACAATCACTCGAACCCACACCAGTGGATGCAGTTGAACTAACAGGAGTCCAAACAGAACCAGAACAGGGGTCTACGACTAAAACAGGTCAAACTGAACCTATGCACACACAACCGAGCACAGAGGAACTTGTGGATCAGCCCCAAACCACTTGTCTTTCTGAATCCATCGCTACCAACCCCAAAGGCAACAATACAGAACCCAAACCTCTGGATGAACCTTCACCCCCTGAACCCcagtcagatactgaactggaATCTGCCAGTGGAATAGGTCAAACAAAACCTTTGCACATACAACTGAGCACAGACAAACCAGTAGATCCTTCAGAAGCAATGTCTCATCAACCAGAGTCCTCCAGCAACCTGGATGAGAGTGGTAGTGAAAGTGAGATGATGGATATCTCTGGTTCTTCCAACCCTCTTGAGCAGCCTAAAGACAGTCCATATTTAAATCTTTCCACCACTCCTGTTGTCATTTGTGGTCCACCTGACCCTGCAGCTGAGTTCCACACCTCTCCTCCTTCTGCTGCTTCTGCACAGGAGATAAAAGACCTTAACAGTTCAGGTCTTCTGGAAAAAATGGCTGGTGAAAATCCCCAGATAAAAGATGATGATTTGGAAGAGAGCAATGATTATTCAGGTGAGGAACCCACAGAAGAACCACTAGAAAGAGACTCTTTCAAATTGCTCATCAAGCCTCGTCATTATCAGCCAGAAAGCCGCAGGACTGTAGGAGTAAGTAGACTTGCATTATCGAAGTCTTTCTCCAATAAAGCAGATGTGCTTGGAGGTGCAAAGGCCTTATGTAAGACCAGTACTCACAGGGAGTCTGACATTGAGCTTGACCAGAGGAATGGGAATGCCTCAGCTGAGTCAATGAGTATGGAGTGTAGAAGCCTTGATTCTGCCACCAATGACTTGAATAAGGgtgttcttcttctctcctgccCCAAAGACCCTAGTCCTAACCCCAGTAATATCCCTGTTTCTGCCTCTCCAGAGATAATCTCAGAACTTGCTGACAATCTGGCCCTGACCCCTGACCACTGCCCTGGTGACTCTGCCCAGGAAAACCTGAGAGAAAACACTCTGACTACTGATGAGGGGGCGCTGGGAGCTGTTGGATCCCCACACTCCCCCCTTGCTATCTCACCCAAACGGGAAAACTCAGAAACAGACAGCAGAGGTGGGAGCAGGGAGATGTGTCCTGAATCTGGGGCATGGTGTAATGACAGGATGGGCCTGGGGTTTGGTCTAGGATTAGGATCAGGGGCTGACTTTGGTGTCTGGGGAGCAGGGGagtctctctccctgtctctgggGAAGAGGTATGAGTTAGAGGCAGAGGGTCTGCTCATGTGTGACACAGAGGGCCAAAGCACACAGACGGCCATGGTTCCCAACATGAGCAGTGAAGTGTGCGAAAATTATGATAATGTTTTGGGTTCTGTTCTGGATGAGGAAGACAACAACAGTCTGTGTGGAAAAAGGGACCGGATGGCAGATGAAGAATTGGTAGGAGAGGGAGCTTCTGAGTCCAACTTGGCTTGTTGGAGATCAATTGAGGAGATCTctgaagcaggaggaggagaggatggaaGCTCCAGATTCCCAGAGGATGATGTTAGTAATCTAAATCCAGACAATGATGGCGATAACACGGACACATTAATACAAGACACATGGAAGAATTCAAACAATGACAATGACTCTGCCTTTAACTCCTTGGAAGTGGCCATGTGTGGAAGTCTGAATGCTCTATCAGAGGAAGTGAGACCCCAAAGTGTGACTATCAGTGTAAGAGAATCTGTGTCTAATATTCCACTTGAGGAAATGCCACCTCAACTCTCTGACACAATGCCTGATGAAGGGGAACAAAAAGACAGCTCCGTAAACCAGGCTTCAGACACTAAACAAACACAATCCTCTAAGGACGAGGCCTGTGGCATATCAGTGCCATTAGTTGAAACTCACATGGACAAAGTGGCAACAAACGAGCCTCTCAGCCCAACAGATAAAATCAAGTCAAGATGTCATACGAGTCCAGAGTGTCAGACAATCACTCCAGAGAGTAACACAGCATTTTCTTTGCTACATGGATCCTTTGGTTCCTTTACTCCTAAATGTAAATCTAATGAATCCAGACCAAGCAGAGCTTGTCAAGACAAGGTGGAAAATACTGGTTCTCCATCAGAACCAGAGATAGTGGAGCCTCAGACTGAAGGCCAAAGAAAAGGTGATGCCAGTCCTGTGACTGACGGACTTGTTGATGAACCAAAGACTAAAGATGCCTTTAGAGGACAGCAACGTGTTGTTTGTAACTCAGGggaagaagatgaggaggaaaAGGTGAAAGAGAAAGCAAAAAAGAGAGGTGAAGAGAAAGATGATGAGAacaaaagggaaagaaaaaccTCTCCTGCACATAATGGCCCAGAGCACTTTCCGTGTCACACCCCAAAAGGGGAACTTTGCACAGATAAACCAATTGCTGCTAagaaggggaggagagggaagcAGAACAAACACAGGGCATCCCAGACAGCCAGTCATGTTGACTCTAGCCCTGAATCTGTTGATGATCCAAAGAAACCTTCTGTTCCATTAAATACCACAGCAGATGGACAGTCAAAGGGGGTCTCAGACAGTTCTACAACGAAGACAGGCCAAAAGGCAGACAACAAAGCTTCAACATCGGACTGTCAACAGAGGACATCTGGGACAGACAAAGTTCAATTTGGTTCACAGATGCGGAGGGATAACAGTCCCAGTCCTGATGTCATAAGTCCTAGTCATGGATACTGCAATTCTACCACACATATCCCAGACAACCTCAACGCTGGGTTGGCAGGGAACCAAGAATTACATCAGGAACAGGAAGTGCTTGATAACAGACCACTACCTGATAGTCAGAGGGGAATCATGGTGGatattaatgacaacaacataGATACTGGCCACAGCCCACCTGCCCATGACACCATATCATACTCCCTGACTCCACTGTCTTCCTCACCCTCTCctgtttcctcttcctcccctctaCCATGTGCCTCAACAGAGCCAGAGGATGATCTTTCCACACCTGTGCAGGAATCCCAACCTGTCCTCTCAGCCCAGCAACAGCCTTCACTGTCCATATGCCACTCCACCCCTACGCTTCGCTCTACCTCCCCCACAATACAACAAGCCTCCGATTCCCAAATTCTTCCTAACAAGAACCTCCAAGAGGTCACTGTTGTCCTTTCTGCATCAACTACATCTACCACAAGTGTCTCTTCACCCTCATTCTCCACTGCCATGCCGTTAAGCCTGTCCCAGCCTACCCAGGAGTCGTCTTCACCTGCACCCGGGACTGGAGATTCAGCATGTGTTCCAGAATCTATTTCCCATCCCCAGTCTCAGGCTAATCTCAACATCCAGCCTCACAAACAAATCAAGCAAGGCTGCACGTGGAGCACACAAGACAGGTGCAGAG GTCCCAGTTTGGCtgaggaggagacagacagtgaggatgatgatggacTGCCTCGGCGTGGTCACAGATCCCAGGCCAGAGGAGTGGCAGGAAACAGAAACGGAGCCATGCAGAGAGAGTCTGGTCCGTCTAATCAACGGGAAATACAGCCTTTCTCTGCCCACCAAATATCCGACAGACAGTCAGGCTGTCCGATCAACCACAGCCACAAGATTGCAGAAGAGATCGACCTATCCTTCAAAAACAATT gcTCCATATTGGCTTCCTGTAATGAGTCTGAGAGCGAGGGGTCAGTGCCTGAGCTAGAGGAGCCAGAGCCATTGAGACCATCAGAGCCCCAG tcTATCTCCTTTGCAGATGAAGGGCTAAACAGACCGAAACAGAGCCGCAGTGAGAAGAAGGCCCGCAAG GCCATGTCTAAACTGGGTCTGAAGCCGGTCCATGGTGTGACTAGAATCACCATTAGGAAGTCCAAGAGTATCTTGTTTGTCATCAGCAGACCAGATGTGTTCAAAAGCCCCGCATCAGACATTTACATCGTATTTGGAGAGGCAAAG aTTGAGGACCTATCTCAGCAGGCTCACAAAGCAGCTGCTGAGAAATTCAAGGTGCCTGTGACCTCTTCTCCTTTGGCCCCACCTGTCCCACCCAGTCTCACCATTAAGGAGGagagtgaagaggaggaagaagag GTGGATGAGGGAGGTCTTGAGCAGAGGGATATCGAGCTGGTGATGGCTCAGGCCAATGTGTCACGAGCCAAGGCCGTCCGTGCACTGAAACACAACAAGAATGACATTGTGAATGCTATCATG GAGCTGACCATGTGA